One Ranitomeya imitator isolate aRanImi1 chromosome 1, aRanImi1.pri, whole genome shotgun sequence DNA window includes the following coding sequences:
- the KIAA0232 gene encoding uncharacterized protein KIAA0232 homolog isoform X4: MRPICTVVDGLPSEGTLSSFPGPISVLEMSMLRALDPVQTWLGQELEKCGIDAMIYTRYVLSLLLHDNYDYDLQDQENYIFAGWEKGACKKWGKGKKKSSDLSMEEMKKQAAVQCLLSASDESSGIETLVEELCSKLKDLQSSQGDQLTTSKEEKNDLDGSLSPEATSSPARKDQAEMYYEAFPPLSEKPICLQEIMTVWNKAKICSYSSSSSSSTAPQTSTETPSPKNCHSESEAIMTQKNNAASNTVQGKNQQRKGKNEKENKFSNGAADEKTNMAKIVRHKSNGKNRPRSWSSGSSEAGSSSSGNRGDLKTRLIKVRHKVREVRNKKGKTGPKVPSKNSEKKDVSAGSGAVPVKPLCKKVKRQGREYAYKEMDNEGNDVFKERRNKTAFREEPLWYTEPITEYFIPLNSKSKLETTYRKNRGWYNASEEIEELSEFVKDLHLNHNIHETYLAAGTFIEGHFVEMPAIVTKTSDHTGTSNCSLLEDHYLDDIHPAELTHFYEVEIDQSMLDPGASEKTKGESRILNMIRQKSNLKSDLEAESCKVLDDKEPQGESAIWTESTSSIGAEGFLLQDHSRLAQFWESCSPSSSADADGESLGGDSPSTFSPFYDSTKLHTHMQAGNQDLFFDGNNSYFSVFEVQCSNSVFSMPSERVFNEKGKAESSSSTNGFGKTQSRLLIWTKNSAFDDNEQCSNISTRTCSPWSHSEGTRSDTEALNSYLEDYAQLNAEDTTYIIPTVTLSFQDDIPCVNTQSSYRTLGDDPVPVSGKKSKLESLCGIRLEQENEEISNTTEIDPEIAICQPGYSSGDLKDLWTNVEEDPLFPLDVNSFSCHNANEAEEANFQEPRKAVQRSEYHLWESQRHPSEKRAFLTCDSSKVDSGDYMTPSKPWDINHAKENSFILGGVYGEFGSFNGEDEWAVVPQGPAKAASLLDCAASDIVTIAGTDVFMTPGNSIAPGHRQLWRPFVSFEENEQNGDKGSSKGFSFILHENLLSTCGDFQMEEPGMGYSFSSFDLNSRFSQVLHVECSFEPGNIVSSSPTSKTKALCSDPEGDIGHPRICGVDRTQYRSIRISPRTHFRPISASELSPCVGSESDFESEKDEAAAPTLSEGEVFEDPQDDLKPLEEDAEKESNFYGKSELESGKFLPRLQKSGMEKSAQTSLDGQEEACAVLPAEEDQDNLDFRIIESCESDVMANSKESCKIVELKSKADVKESLNTRGTLALEEEVGEYPSLSINLQGINAVNEKQCWWQKALYSPLIAGSCCDHVKEESCVDHKGGKDIPCAAWHPLEIEKVDICM; this comes from the exons GAAAATTACATCTTTGCGGGCTGGGAAAAGGGAGCTTGCAAGAAGTGGGGGAAAGGCAAGAAAAAGAGTTCAGATCTCTCAAtggaagaaatgaagaaacaggcagcagtgcagTGTCTGCTTTCAGCTTCTGATGAA aGCTCTGGAATTGAAACTTTAGTGGAAGAGCTCTGCTCCAAGCTGAAAGATCTCCAGAGTAGCCAAGGTGACCAGCTGACTACAAGTAAAG AAGAGAAGAACGACCTAGATGGATCGCTGTCACCAGAAGCCACTTCATCTCCAGCAAGAAAGGATCAGGCAGAAAT GTACTATGAAGCTTTTCCACCTCTTTCAGAAAAGCCAATCTGCCTGCAAGAAATAATGACCGTATGGAACAAGGCAAAAATCTGCTCTTATTCTAGCTCTTCCTCTTCTTCCACGGCCCCACAAACAAGCACCGAAACTCCATCACCAAAGAATTGCCACAGCGAAAGTGAAGCGATAATGACCCAGAAGAACAATGCAGCTTCTAACACTGTACAGGGAAAGAACCAACAGAGGAAAGGCAAGAACGAGAAAGAGAACAAGTTTAGCAATGGCGCAGCCGACGAGAAAACAAACATGGCAAAAATTGTGAGGCATAAGTCAAACGGAAAGAACCGCCCTCGATCCTGGTCATCTGGCTCAAGTGAAGCAGGATCAAGTTCAAGCGGTAATCGGGGCGACCTGAAAACTAGATTAATCAAAGTAAGACATAAAGTTAGGGAGGTCCGGAACAAAAAGGGGAAAACTGGTccaaaggtgccatcaaaaaacagCGAGAAAAAAGACGTGTCAGCGGGAAGCGGAGCGGTGCCTGTGAAGCCACTCTGCAAGAAAGTAAAACGTCAAGGAAGAGAGTACGCATATAAAGAGATGGATAATGAAGGAAATGATGTCTTTAAAGAGAGGAGAAATAAAACTGCATTTCGAGAGGAGCCCTTGTGGTACACGGAGCCCATAACTGAGTACTTCATTCCTCTCAACAGTAAAAGTAAATTGGAAACGACGTACCGGAAAAACCGCGGTTGGTATAACGCATCGGAAGAGATAGAAGAGTTGTCAGAGTTTGTTAAAGACCTTCATCTAAACCACAATATCCATGAAACATACCTCGCAGCAGGTACCTTTATTGAGGGCCACTTTGTAGAAATGCCTGCCATCGTAACCAAGACGAGCGATCACACAGGGACCTCAAACTGTTCTCTCCTGGAGGAccattatttggatgatattcATCCTGCAGAACTCACACACTTCTATGAAGTGGAAATTGATCAATCCATGTTGGATCCAGGTGCCTCAGAGAAAACAAAAGGAGAAAGCCGAATCTTGAATATGATTCGGCAAAAAAGCAACCTAAAAAGCGATCTTGAGGCTGAATCTTGCAAAGTGTTAGACGACAAGGAGCCGCAAGGGGAGAGTGCAATATGGACAGAGTCAACCAGTTCTATTGGTGCTGAAGGCTTTTTATTGCAAGATCATAGTAGACTAGCTCAATTTTGGGAGTCCTGTTCACCTTCAAGTTCAGCTGATGCAGACGGGGAGAGTTTGGGTGGGGACTCCCCAAGTACGTTCTCCCCTTTTTACGACAGCACAAAGCTCCATACACACATGCAGGCAGGCAATCAAGATTTATTTTTTGATGGAAACAACTCTTATTTTTCAGTGTTTGAagtgcaatgcagtaattctgtatTCTCCATGCCCAGCGAGAGGGTGTTCAACGAGAAAGGTAAAGCGGAGTCTTCTTCCAGCACGAACGGATTTGGGAAAACTCAGTCGCGATTACTCATATGGACCAAAAATAGTGCCTTCGATGATAACGAACAGTGTTCGAACATTTCTACAAGAACGTGCAGTCCATGGTCGCATTCGGAGGGAACCCGCTCCGATACGGAGGCTCTCAACAGTTACCTAGAAGATTACGCTCAGTTGAACGCAGAAGATACCACTTACATTATCCCTACAGTTACTTTAAGTTTCCAAGATGATATCCCCTGTGTAAACACTCAAAGTTCATACAGGACTTTAGGAGATGATCCTGTGCCAGTGTCGGGCAAGAAATCCAAGTTAGAGTCACTTTGTGGCATTCGGCTAGAACAGGAAAATGAAGAAATATCCAACACTACAGAGATCGATCCAGAAATCGCCATTTGTCAGCCTGGATACAGCTCAGGAGACCTCAAAGACTTATGGACAAATGTAGAAGAAGATCCGCTCTTTCCTCTCGATGTAAACTCATTTAGTTGTCACAATGCAAATGAGGCAGAGGAAGCAAACTTTCAAGAGCCCCGAAAGGCCGTTCAAAGATCAGAATACCACCTTTGGGAAAGTCAAAGGCACCCTTCAGAAAAGCGAGCGTTTCTCACTTGCGACTCATCGAAGGTCGACAGCGGAGACTATATGACTCCCTCAAAACCTTGGGATATTAACCACGCGAAAGAGAATTCGTTCATTCTCGGAGGCGTTTACGGGGAGTTTGGAAGCTTTAATGGCGAGGATGAGTGGGCTGTGGTACCGCAGGGTCCAGCTAAAGCAGCGAGCTTACTGGACTGCGCTGCCTCGGATATTGTTACAATAGCTGGTACTGATGTGTTCATGACCCCGGGGAATAGCATTGCTCCTGGGCATCGCCAGCTATGGAGACCATTTGTTTCTTTTGAAGAAAATGAGCAAAATGGAGATAAAGGCTCAAGCAAGGGTTTTTCTTTTATATTGCATGAAAATCTGCTCAGCACATGTGGTGACTTTCAGATGGAGGAGCCAGGCATGGGCTACTCATTCTCGTCTTTTGATTTGAACAGTAGATTTTCTCAAGTCCTTCATGTTGAGTGCTCCTTCGAACCTGGTAATATTGTCAGCAGTAGTCCTACTTCTAAAACAAAAGCCCTGTGCTCTGATCCAGAGGGCGACATCGGCCACCCGAGGATTTGTGGCGTGGACAGGACTCAGTATAGATCTATAAGAATTTCTCCGCGTACTCACTTCCGCCCGATTTCTGCATCCGAGCTGTCTCCGTGTGTCGGGAGCGAGTCCGACTTTGAATCTGAGAAAGATGAGGCGGCAGCACCTACACTTTCCGAAGGCGAGGTGTTTGAAGATCCACAGGACGATCTCAAACCTCTTGAGGAAGATGCGGAGAAGGAAAGTAATTTTTATGGAAAGTCTGAGCTAGAATCTGGAAAGTTTCTCCCTAGGCTACAAAAGTCGGGCATGGAAAAAAGTGCGCAAACTTCTTTGGATGGTCAAGAGGAAGCCTGTGCTGTATTGCCTGCTGAGGAGGACCAGGATAACTTGGACTTTAGGATTATCGAGTCGTGTGAAAGTGACGTGATGGCGAACTCCAAAGAAAGCTGCAAGATTGTGGAGTTGAAAAGCAAAGCGGATGTTAAGGAAAGCCTTAATACTAGAGGCACTCTTGCATTGGAAGAAGAGGTGGGTGAG tATCCTTCTTTGAGCATCAACCTACAGGGCATAAATGCTGTTAACGAAAAGCAGTGCTGGTGGCAGAAGGCCCTGTACTCTCCATTAAtcgctggatcctgctgtgacc ATGTAAAGGAAGAAAGCTGTGTAGATCATAAAGGTGGGAAGGACATCCCCTGTGCTGCTTGGCATCCTCTTGAGATTGAGAAAGTAG aCATCTGCATGTAA
- the KIAA0232 gene encoding uncharacterized protein KIAA0232 homolog isoform X3, whose protein sequence is MRPICTVVDGLPSEGTLSSFPGPISVLEMSMLRALDPVQTWLGQELEKCGIDAMIYTRYVLSLLLHDNYDYDLQDQENYIFAGWEKGACKKWGKGKKKSSDLSMEEMKKQAAVQCLLSASDESSGIETLVEELCSKLKDLQSSQGDQLTTSKEEKNDLDGSLSPEATSSPARKDQAEMYYEAFPPLSEKPICLQEIMTVWNKAKICSYSSSSSSSTAPQTSTETPSPKNCHSESEAIMTQKNNAASNTVQGKNQQRKGKNEKENKFSNGAADEKTNMAKIVRHKSNGKNRPRSWSSGSSEAGSSSSGNRGDLKTRLIKVRHKVREVRNKKGKTGPKVPSKNSEKKDVSAGSGAVPVKPLCKKVKRQGREYAYKEMDNEGNDVFKERRNKTAFREEPLWYTEPITEYFIPLNSKSKLETTYRKNRGWYNASEEIEELSEFVKDLHLNHNIHETYLAAGTFIEGHFVEMPAIVTKTSDHTGTSNCSLLEDHYLDDIHPAELTHFYEVEIDQSMLDPGASEKTKGESRILNMIRQKSNLKSDLEAESCKVLDDKEPQGESAIWTESTSSIGAEGFLLQDHSRLAQFWESCSPSSSADADGESLGGDSPSTFSPFYDSTKLHTHMQAGNQDLFFDGNNSYFSVFEVQCSNSVFSMPSERVFNEKGKAESSSSTNGFGKTQSRLLIWTKNSAFDDNEQCSNISTRTCSPWSHSEGTRSDTEALNSYLEDYAQLNAEDTTYIIPTVTLSFQDDIPCVNTQSSYRTLGDDPVPVSGKKSKLESLCGIRLEQENEEISNTTEIDPEIAICQPGYSSGDLKDLWTNVEEDPLFPLDVNSFSCHNANEAEEANFQEPRKAVQRSEYHLWESQRHPSEKRAFLTCDSSKVDSGDYMTPSKPWDINHAKENSFILGGVYGEFGSFNGEDEWAVVPQGPAKAASLLDCAASDIVTIAGTDVFMTPGNSIAPGHRQLWRPFVSFEENEQNGDKGSSKGFSFILHENLLSTCGDFQMEEPGMGYSFSSFDLNSRFSQVLHVECSFEPGNIVSSSPTSKTKALCSDPEGDIGHPRICGVDRTQYRSIRISPRTHFRPISASELSPCVGSESDFESEKDEAAAPTLSEGEVFEDPQDDLKPLEEDAEKESNFYGKSELESGKFLPRLQKSGMEKSAQTSLDGQEEACAVLPAEEDQDNLDFRIIESCESDVMANSKESCKIVELKSKADVKESLNTRGTLALEEEVDVKEESCVDHKGGKDIPCAAWHPLEIEKTSACNKAKITIDFNGAVTSSCFRKKIYSSDSSSSETASEGGHDWADICREELFSRTQL, encoded by the exons GAAAATTACATCTTTGCGGGCTGGGAAAAGGGAGCTTGCAAGAAGTGGGGGAAAGGCAAGAAAAAGAGTTCAGATCTCTCAAtggaagaaatgaagaaacaggcagcagtgcagTGTCTGCTTTCAGCTTCTGATGAA aGCTCTGGAATTGAAACTTTAGTGGAAGAGCTCTGCTCCAAGCTGAAAGATCTCCAGAGTAGCCAAGGTGACCAGCTGACTACAAGTAAAG AAGAGAAGAACGACCTAGATGGATCGCTGTCACCAGAAGCCACTTCATCTCCAGCAAGAAAGGATCAGGCAGAAAT GTACTATGAAGCTTTTCCACCTCTTTCAGAAAAGCCAATCTGCCTGCAAGAAATAATGACCGTATGGAACAAGGCAAAAATCTGCTCTTATTCTAGCTCTTCCTCTTCTTCCACGGCCCCACAAACAAGCACCGAAACTCCATCACCAAAGAATTGCCACAGCGAAAGTGAAGCGATAATGACCCAGAAGAACAATGCAGCTTCTAACACTGTACAGGGAAAGAACCAACAGAGGAAAGGCAAGAACGAGAAAGAGAACAAGTTTAGCAATGGCGCAGCCGACGAGAAAACAAACATGGCAAAAATTGTGAGGCATAAGTCAAACGGAAAGAACCGCCCTCGATCCTGGTCATCTGGCTCAAGTGAAGCAGGATCAAGTTCAAGCGGTAATCGGGGCGACCTGAAAACTAGATTAATCAAAGTAAGACATAAAGTTAGGGAGGTCCGGAACAAAAAGGGGAAAACTGGTccaaaggtgccatcaaaaaacagCGAGAAAAAAGACGTGTCAGCGGGAAGCGGAGCGGTGCCTGTGAAGCCACTCTGCAAGAAAGTAAAACGTCAAGGAAGAGAGTACGCATATAAAGAGATGGATAATGAAGGAAATGATGTCTTTAAAGAGAGGAGAAATAAAACTGCATTTCGAGAGGAGCCCTTGTGGTACACGGAGCCCATAACTGAGTACTTCATTCCTCTCAACAGTAAAAGTAAATTGGAAACGACGTACCGGAAAAACCGCGGTTGGTATAACGCATCGGAAGAGATAGAAGAGTTGTCAGAGTTTGTTAAAGACCTTCATCTAAACCACAATATCCATGAAACATACCTCGCAGCAGGTACCTTTATTGAGGGCCACTTTGTAGAAATGCCTGCCATCGTAACCAAGACGAGCGATCACACAGGGACCTCAAACTGTTCTCTCCTGGAGGAccattatttggatgatattcATCCTGCAGAACTCACACACTTCTATGAAGTGGAAATTGATCAATCCATGTTGGATCCAGGTGCCTCAGAGAAAACAAAAGGAGAAAGCCGAATCTTGAATATGATTCGGCAAAAAAGCAACCTAAAAAGCGATCTTGAGGCTGAATCTTGCAAAGTGTTAGACGACAAGGAGCCGCAAGGGGAGAGTGCAATATGGACAGAGTCAACCAGTTCTATTGGTGCTGAAGGCTTTTTATTGCAAGATCATAGTAGACTAGCTCAATTTTGGGAGTCCTGTTCACCTTCAAGTTCAGCTGATGCAGACGGGGAGAGTTTGGGTGGGGACTCCCCAAGTACGTTCTCCCCTTTTTACGACAGCACAAAGCTCCATACACACATGCAGGCAGGCAATCAAGATTTATTTTTTGATGGAAACAACTCTTATTTTTCAGTGTTTGAagtgcaatgcagtaattctgtatTCTCCATGCCCAGCGAGAGGGTGTTCAACGAGAAAGGTAAAGCGGAGTCTTCTTCCAGCACGAACGGATTTGGGAAAACTCAGTCGCGATTACTCATATGGACCAAAAATAGTGCCTTCGATGATAACGAACAGTGTTCGAACATTTCTACAAGAACGTGCAGTCCATGGTCGCATTCGGAGGGAACCCGCTCCGATACGGAGGCTCTCAACAGTTACCTAGAAGATTACGCTCAGTTGAACGCAGAAGATACCACTTACATTATCCCTACAGTTACTTTAAGTTTCCAAGATGATATCCCCTGTGTAAACACTCAAAGTTCATACAGGACTTTAGGAGATGATCCTGTGCCAGTGTCGGGCAAGAAATCCAAGTTAGAGTCACTTTGTGGCATTCGGCTAGAACAGGAAAATGAAGAAATATCCAACACTACAGAGATCGATCCAGAAATCGCCATTTGTCAGCCTGGATACAGCTCAGGAGACCTCAAAGACTTATGGACAAATGTAGAAGAAGATCCGCTCTTTCCTCTCGATGTAAACTCATTTAGTTGTCACAATGCAAATGAGGCAGAGGAAGCAAACTTTCAAGAGCCCCGAAAGGCCGTTCAAAGATCAGAATACCACCTTTGGGAAAGTCAAAGGCACCCTTCAGAAAAGCGAGCGTTTCTCACTTGCGACTCATCGAAGGTCGACAGCGGAGACTATATGACTCCCTCAAAACCTTGGGATATTAACCACGCGAAAGAGAATTCGTTCATTCTCGGAGGCGTTTACGGGGAGTTTGGAAGCTTTAATGGCGAGGATGAGTGGGCTGTGGTACCGCAGGGTCCAGCTAAAGCAGCGAGCTTACTGGACTGCGCTGCCTCGGATATTGTTACAATAGCTGGTACTGATGTGTTCATGACCCCGGGGAATAGCATTGCTCCTGGGCATCGCCAGCTATGGAGACCATTTGTTTCTTTTGAAGAAAATGAGCAAAATGGAGATAAAGGCTCAAGCAAGGGTTTTTCTTTTATATTGCATGAAAATCTGCTCAGCACATGTGGTGACTTTCAGATGGAGGAGCCAGGCATGGGCTACTCATTCTCGTCTTTTGATTTGAACAGTAGATTTTCTCAAGTCCTTCATGTTGAGTGCTCCTTCGAACCTGGTAATATTGTCAGCAGTAGTCCTACTTCTAAAACAAAAGCCCTGTGCTCTGATCCAGAGGGCGACATCGGCCACCCGAGGATTTGTGGCGTGGACAGGACTCAGTATAGATCTATAAGAATTTCTCCGCGTACTCACTTCCGCCCGATTTCTGCATCCGAGCTGTCTCCGTGTGTCGGGAGCGAGTCCGACTTTGAATCTGAGAAAGATGAGGCGGCAGCACCTACACTTTCCGAAGGCGAGGTGTTTGAAGATCCACAGGACGATCTCAAACCTCTTGAGGAAGATGCGGAGAAGGAAAGTAATTTTTATGGAAAGTCTGAGCTAGAATCTGGAAAGTTTCTCCCTAGGCTACAAAAGTCGGGCATGGAAAAAAGTGCGCAAACTTCTTTGGATGGTCAAGAGGAAGCCTGTGCTGTATTGCCTGCTGAGGAGGACCAGGATAACTTGGACTTTAGGATTATCGAGTCGTGTGAAAGTGACGTGATGGCGAACTCCAAAGAAAGCTGCAAGATTGTGGAGTTGAAAAGCAAAGCGGATGTTAAGGAAAGCCTTAATACTAGAGGCACTCTTGCATTGGAAGAAGAGGTGG ATGTAAAGGAAGAAAGCTGTGTAGATCATAAAGGTGGGAAGGACATCCCCTGTGCTGCTTGGCATCCTCTTGAGATTGAGAAA aCATCTGCATGTAACAAAGCGAAAATCACCATTGACTTCAATGGTGCGGTAACATCCAGTTGCTTCAGGAAGAAGATCTACTCAAGCGACAGTTCAAGCTCCGAGACGGCTTCCGAGGGCGGACACGACTGGGCCGATATATGCCGAGAGGAACTTTTCTCTCGCACTCAGCTGTGA
- the KIAA0232 gene encoding uncharacterized protein KIAA0232 homolog isoform X5 — MRPICTVVDGLPSEGTLSSFPGPISVLEMSMLRALDPVQTWLGQELEKCGIDAMIYTRYVLSLLLHDNYDYDLQDQENYIFAGWEKGACKKWGKGKKKSSDLSMEEMKKQAAVQCLLSASDESSGIETLVEELCSKLKDLQSSQGDQLTTSKEEKNDLDGSLSPEATSSPARKDQAEMYYEAFPPLSEKPICLQEIMTVWNKAKICSYSSSSSSSTAPQTSTETPSPKNCHSESEAIMTQKNNAASNTVQGKNQQRKGKNEKENKFSNGAADEKTNMAKIVRHKSNGKNRPRSWSSGSSEAGSSSSGNRGDLKTRLIKVRHKVREVRNKKGKTGPKVPSKNSEKKDVSAGSGAVPVKPLCKKVKRQGREYAYKEMDNEGNDVFKERRNKTAFREEPLWYTEPITEYFIPLNSKSKLETTYRKNRGWYNASEEIEELSEFVKDLHLNHNIHETYLAAGTFIEGHFVEMPAIVTKTSDHTGTSNCSLLEDHYLDDIHPAELTHFYEVEIDQSMLDPGASEKTKGESRILNMIRQKSNLKSDLEAESCKVLDDKEPQGESAIWTESTSSIGAEGFLLQDHSRLAQFWESCSPSSSADADGESLGGDSPSTFSPFYDSTKLHTHMQAGNQDLFFDGNNSYFSVFEVQCSNSVFSMPSERVFNEKGKAESSSSTNGFGKTQSRLLIWTKNSAFDDNEQCSNISTRTCSPWSHSEGTRSDTEALNSYLEDYAQLNAEDTTYIIPTVTLSFQDDIPCVNTQSSYRTLGDDPVPVSGKKSKLESLCGIRLEQENEEISNTTEIDPEIAICQPGYSSGDLKDLWTNVEEDPLFPLDVNSFSCHNANEAEEANFQEPRKAVQRSEYHLWESQRHPSEKRAFLTCDSSKVDSGDYMTPSKPWDINHAKENSFILGGVYGEFGSFNGEDEWAVVPQGPAKAASLLDCAASDIVTIAGTDVFMTPGNSIAPGHRQLWRPFVSFEENEQNGDKGSSKGFSFILHENLLSTCGDFQMEEPGMGYSFSSFDLNSRFSQVLHVECSFEPGNIVSSSPTSKTKALCSDPEGDIGHPRICGVDRTQYRSIRISPRTHFRPISASELSPCVGSESDFESEKDEAAAPTLSEGEVFEDPQDDLKPLEEDAEKESNFYGKSELESGKFLPRLQKSGMEKSAQTSLDGQEEACAVLPAEEDQDNLDFRIIESCESDVMANSKESCKIVELKSKADVKESLNTRGTLALEEEVDVKEESCVDHKGGKDIPCAAWHPLEIEKVDICM, encoded by the exons GAAAATTACATCTTTGCGGGCTGGGAAAAGGGAGCTTGCAAGAAGTGGGGGAAAGGCAAGAAAAAGAGTTCAGATCTCTCAAtggaagaaatgaagaaacaggcagcagtgcagTGTCTGCTTTCAGCTTCTGATGAA aGCTCTGGAATTGAAACTTTAGTGGAAGAGCTCTGCTCCAAGCTGAAAGATCTCCAGAGTAGCCAAGGTGACCAGCTGACTACAAGTAAAG AAGAGAAGAACGACCTAGATGGATCGCTGTCACCAGAAGCCACTTCATCTCCAGCAAGAAAGGATCAGGCAGAAAT GTACTATGAAGCTTTTCCACCTCTTTCAGAAAAGCCAATCTGCCTGCAAGAAATAATGACCGTATGGAACAAGGCAAAAATCTGCTCTTATTCTAGCTCTTCCTCTTCTTCCACGGCCCCACAAACAAGCACCGAAACTCCATCACCAAAGAATTGCCACAGCGAAAGTGAAGCGATAATGACCCAGAAGAACAATGCAGCTTCTAACACTGTACAGGGAAAGAACCAACAGAGGAAAGGCAAGAACGAGAAAGAGAACAAGTTTAGCAATGGCGCAGCCGACGAGAAAACAAACATGGCAAAAATTGTGAGGCATAAGTCAAACGGAAAGAACCGCCCTCGATCCTGGTCATCTGGCTCAAGTGAAGCAGGATCAAGTTCAAGCGGTAATCGGGGCGACCTGAAAACTAGATTAATCAAAGTAAGACATAAAGTTAGGGAGGTCCGGAACAAAAAGGGGAAAACTGGTccaaaggtgccatcaaaaaacagCGAGAAAAAAGACGTGTCAGCGGGAAGCGGAGCGGTGCCTGTGAAGCCACTCTGCAAGAAAGTAAAACGTCAAGGAAGAGAGTACGCATATAAAGAGATGGATAATGAAGGAAATGATGTCTTTAAAGAGAGGAGAAATAAAACTGCATTTCGAGAGGAGCCCTTGTGGTACACGGAGCCCATAACTGAGTACTTCATTCCTCTCAACAGTAAAAGTAAATTGGAAACGACGTACCGGAAAAACCGCGGTTGGTATAACGCATCGGAAGAGATAGAAGAGTTGTCAGAGTTTGTTAAAGACCTTCATCTAAACCACAATATCCATGAAACATACCTCGCAGCAGGTACCTTTATTGAGGGCCACTTTGTAGAAATGCCTGCCATCGTAACCAAGACGAGCGATCACACAGGGACCTCAAACTGTTCTCTCCTGGAGGAccattatttggatgatattcATCCTGCAGAACTCACACACTTCTATGAAGTGGAAATTGATCAATCCATGTTGGATCCAGGTGCCTCAGAGAAAACAAAAGGAGAAAGCCGAATCTTGAATATGATTCGGCAAAAAAGCAACCTAAAAAGCGATCTTGAGGCTGAATCTTGCAAAGTGTTAGACGACAAGGAGCCGCAAGGGGAGAGTGCAATATGGACAGAGTCAACCAGTTCTATTGGTGCTGAAGGCTTTTTATTGCAAGATCATAGTAGACTAGCTCAATTTTGGGAGTCCTGTTCACCTTCAAGTTCAGCTGATGCAGACGGGGAGAGTTTGGGTGGGGACTCCCCAAGTACGTTCTCCCCTTTTTACGACAGCACAAAGCTCCATACACACATGCAGGCAGGCAATCAAGATTTATTTTTTGATGGAAACAACTCTTATTTTTCAGTGTTTGAagtgcaatgcagtaattctgtatTCTCCATGCCCAGCGAGAGGGTGTTCAACGAGAAAGGTAAAGCGGAGTCTTCTTCCAGCACGAACGGATTTGGGAAAACTCAGTCGCGATTACTCATATGGACCAAAAATAGTGCCTTCGATGATAACGAACAGTGTTCGAACATTTCTACAAGAACGTGCAGTCCATGGTCGCATTCGGAGGGAACCCGCTCCGATACGGAGGCTCTCAACAGTTACCTAGAAGATTACGCTCAGTTGAACGCAGAAGATACCACTTACATTATCCCTACAGTTACTTTAAGTTTCCAAGATGATATCCCCTGTGTAAACACTCAAAGTTCATACAGGACTTTAGGAGATGATCCTGTGCCAGTGTCGGGCAAGAAATCCAAGTTAGAGTCACTTTGTGGCATTCGGCTAGAACAGGAAAATGAAGAAATATCCAACACTACAGAGATCGATCCAGAAATCGCCATTTGTCAGCCTGGATACAGCTCAGGAGACCTCAAAGACTTATGGACAAATGTAGAAGAAGATCCGCTCTTTCCTCTCGATGTAAACTCATTTAGTTGTCACAATGCAAATGAGGCAGAGGAAGCAAACTTTCAAGAGCCCCGAAAGGCCGTTCAAAGATCAGAATACCACCTTTGGGAAAGTCAAAGGCACCCTTCAGAAAAGCGAGCGTTTCTCACTTGCGACTCATCGAAGGTCGACAGCGGAGACTATATGACTCCCTCAAAACCTTGGGATATTAACCACGCGAAAGAGAATTCGTTCATTCTCGGAGGCGTTTACGGGGAGTTTGGAAGCTTTAATGGCGAGGATGAGTGGGCTGTGGTACCGCAGGGTCCAGCTAAAGCAGCGAGCTTACTGGACTGCGCTGCCTCGGATATTGTTACAATAGCTGGTACTGATGTGTTCATGACCCCGGGGAATAGCATTGCTCCTGGGCATCGCCAGCTATGGAGACCATTTGTTTCTTTTGAAGAAAATGAGCAAAATGGAGATAAAGGCTCAAGCAAGGGTTTTTCTTTTATATTGCATGAAAATCTGCTCAGCACATGTGGTGACTTTCAGATGGAGGAGCCAGGCATGGGCTACTCATTCTCGTCTTTTGATTTGAACAGTAGATTTTCTCAAGTCCTTCATGTTGAGTGCTCCTTCGAACCTGGTAATATTGTCAGCAGTAGTCCTACTTCTAAAACAAAAGCCCTGTGCTCTGATCCAGAGGGCGACATCGGCCACCCGAGGATTTGTGGCGTGGACAGGACTCAGTATAGATCTATAAGAATTTCTCCGCGTACTCACTTCCGCCCGATTTCTGCATCCGAGCTGTCTCCGTGTGTCGGGAGCGAGTCCGACTTTGAATCTGAGAAAGATGAGGCGGCAGCACCTACACTTTCCGAAGGCGAGGTGTTTGAAGATCCACAGGACGATCTCAAACCTCTTGAGGAAGATGCGGAGAAGGAAAGTAATTTTTATGGAAAGTCTGAGCTAGAATCTGGAAAGTTTCTCCCTAGGCTACAAAAGTCGGGCATGGAAAAAAGTGCGCAAACTTCTTTGGATGGTCAAGAGGAAGCCTGTGCTGTATTGCCTGCTGAGGAGGACCAGGATAACTTGGACTTTAGGATTATCGAGTCGTGTGAAAGTGACGTGATGGCGAACTCCAAAGAAAGCTGCAAGATTGTGGAGTTGAAAAGCAAAGCGGATGTTAAGGAAAGCCTTAATACTAGAGGCACTCTTGCATTGGAAGAAGAGGTGG ATGTAAAGGAAGAAAGCTGTGTAGATCATAAAGGTGGGAAGGACATCCCCTGTGCTGCTTGGCATCCTCTTGAGATTGAGAAAGTAG aCATCTGCATGTAA